The window GGGAGGCCACGGTGGCTCGGATCCGGGCGCTGGCCGCCGAAGCCGGCCTCCCCGTTCGCATCGTCCACGGCCTCAGCTTCATCGAGGTGGCCCTGGAGCTCCTCGGGCTGGACGCGCTGGACGGCTTGCAGATCGCGGATGCCTTTGAGCTGGCCGAGCGCTACCATCCCCCCCTGAACCCTGACCGTCCCGCCCTCATCGCCCAGCTGGACAGCCGGACGGTGGCGGCGGATGTGAAGCTGACCCTGATGAACCAGTATCCCCCGGATCATCCGGTCACCCTCCTGGACGCGGCCGGGCTGCCGGAAGCCCGGGTCCTTACCTTCCCGCTTTATGCCCTGGACCACCGTTCGGATTTCACGCCCCTGACGGCGCTCTATGTGCCGCCCCTGGCCCGACCCGGGGCCTTTGAGACGTTCCAGGACACCATCGCCCATCTGCGCTCCCCGGAGGGTTGCCCCTGGGACCGGGAGCAAACCCATCAGAGCTTGCGCGCCAACCTGCTGGAGGAGGCCTACGAGGTCCTGGAGGCCCTGGACGCCGATGACCCGGCCCGCCTGAAGGAGGAGCTGGGGGATCTGCTCCTCCAGGTGGTCTTCCACAGCCAGATCGCCGTGGAGAGCGGGGAGTTCTCCATGGCCGAGGTCATCGCCCACGTCAACGAGAAGATCCGCCGCCGGCATCCCCATGTGTTCGGAGACGTGAAAGTCAGCGGCGTCCGCCAGGTCCTGGAGAACTGGGAGCAGATCAAGCAACGGGAGAAGGCGGGGCGGGGAGCGGAGACCTCCGCCCTGGATGGGGTACCGAAGGGCCTGCCGGCCCTGGCCCAGGCG is drawn from Thermoflexus hugenholtzii and contains these coding sequences:
- the mazG gene encoding nucleoside triphosphate pyrophosphohydrolase, with product MIVILGLGPGDPRYWTREALEVLQGIREIYVRTRRHPAVAALPPHLIVHDFDAVYAEAETLEAVYERIARTIVELGRRPEGVCYAVPGSPFVGEATVARIRALAAEAGLPVRIVHGLSFIEVALELLGLDALDGLQIADAFELAERYHPPLNPDRPALIAQLDSRTVAADVKLTLMNQYPPDHPVTLLDAAGLPEARVLTFPLYALDHRSDFTPLTALYVPPLARPGAFETFQDTIAHLRSPEGCPWDREQTHQSLRANLLEEAYEVLEALDADDPARLKEELGDLLLQVVFHSQIAVESGEFSMAEVIAHVNEKIRRRHPHVFGDVKVSGVRQVLENWEQIKQREKAGRGAETSALDGVPKGLPALAQAAAYGERAARLKFDWSDAEGVLEKIGEELREIASAADSARRAEEFGDLLFTLAQLARHWGIDPEAALREANARFARRFRRMEALAAAAGRRLQDLSPEEMDALWNQAKAEEAPAVRAWPEGGDKAP